One genomic segment of Clavelina lepadiformis chromosome 3, kaClaLepa1.1, whole genome shotgun sequence includes these proteins:
- the LOC143448397 gene encoding uncharacterized protein LOC143448397 isoform X2 — protein MDVELQKWNFQESVKSTTWQNYEVFPQKRSTHRHTPHKSLHKAVREGDLEYVEAMLKEIHKEVDTLPLPNLQYKYLFQKLNAKDQKGWTALHYATMKNYTEICEALYKYSKLSVRTAFSLMMDEALDDSQLDLCAQTNDGATAFHFAAQGNKLLQNKNILEGAGDGLEKMLNKALNEQDCLSKLIEWHTGKKIELMKDSNKMTPLHWACKKNNPIAAVKLLGYDNRKRNKPACAKEILKAIMKKTNAIPSLLNCLDVNNMSPLHHCAIHHANETAEILIKLGADLRLQNRHGETPLHCAVAEGNIPLCNYIIEYTEKTQGGCALENIIEITDNQGNTALHTAAQKSCSVVVGALLQHGNATLIKQYNKYGDTALHLAATSGSLRIIKKLIESQMSVHFTNNIRRTAVHAAAKYDHHEIVKYLVERGASLEEIDSDQRTPLLLAAYYGNLNTLTYLLKTNCNLLVTDIEDKTCLHLAVIANREKVLQHILANDGEGELINKADHDGNTPLHLSAMHGCPKTIQVVLQHPKCNTKIKNEKGRCAIHLAATNGHDEILNILLKKNPSSIHTKDEDGNTPLIAACIAGDVSAVKCLIKHRANLEERNCDKHNALCTCAVNDFSRTAKVLIQAGAKFDFSESDSTSPLHLACINGSSNMVQLLLKFGAFVSLPDNDGNRPLELAIKHGHKNCAKLILESPKWKAALRSAKCKTTETGEISTPLRHLIKTMPDIAEVVFNRCTTISPNLGPEDEDYNVEFDFEFLDDVYTSTCWEYYMEGEAALMAANPPCFEGNQLVTDMTKPYCDDNKILRDAHPLAIMAENKNTPLLSHPLVNVLLHYKWKRYGRTIYYTLLSIYAVFLLSITFYLLSLPPPYAVMINGTGVDACFIVKQNNDQIWKDSNCECCQYGSYKNTFQTIFMILTVLLAGISLIKEVFQLLQSKLAYFREFDNYIEVTAYGLAIVVVINWDETSQVTGVKQVWQWQLGAVCLLTCWINLALFLRKLPSLGIYVIMVVDILKTFSKFFVSFLVYILGFSIFFYMLLQNQDIFQTWWQSLIKVTVMMIGELDYGDIFFTDDPFCNTTATNCYSNALVYYPEITYIVFVLFLIVLPIIIMNLLVGLAVDDIKLVQQHAARQKMAMQKCFAVI, from the exons ATGGATGTAGAACTACAGAAGTGGAACTTTCAAGAAAGTGTGAAATCAACAACTTGGCAAAATTATGAAGTTTTTCCACAAAAAAGATCAACGCACCGACACACCCCACATAAATCCTTACACAAG GCTGTAAGAGAGGGTGATTTGGAGTATGTAGAAGCAATGTTAAAAGAAATCCATAAAGAAGTTGATACACTGCCACTTCCAAATCTtcaatataaatatttatttcaaaaactaaATGCAAAAGATCAAAAAGGATGGACAGCCTTACATTATGCCACAATGAAAAACTATACTGAAATTTGTGAAGCATTATACAAATACTCCAAGCTTAGTGTTCGCACAG CATTTTCACTGATGATGGATGAGGCATTGGATGACAGTCAACTGGATCTGTGTGCTCAAACCAACGATGGAGCAACTGCATTTCATTTTGCAGCCCaaggaaataaattattacaaaacaaaaacattttggag GGAGCAGGGGATGGGTTAGagaaaatgttaaacaaaGCTCTAAATGAACAAGATTGTTTGAGCAAGCTTATTGAATGGCACACAGGAAAAAAGATTGAACTT ATGAAGGATTCAAACAAAATGACTCCTTTGCACTGGGcatgtaaaaaaaataatcCAATAGCAGCAGTGAAGTTGTTGGGGTATGACAATCGAAAACGTAACAAACCCGCATGTGCCAAG GAAATATTAAAAGCTATAATGAAGAAAACCAATGCCATCCCATCTTTGTTAAATTGCTTAGACGTTAATAACATGTCACCACTGCATCACTGTGCAATTCATCATGCTAATGAGACTGCAGAAATCCTCATAAAATTAGGAGCAGATTTACGACTACAAAATAGGCATGGTGAAACACCTCTACACTGCGCAGTGGCAGAAG GAAATATACCATTATGTAATTACATAATTGAGTACACAGAGAAAACACAAGGTGGTTGTGCCCTTGAAAATATAATTGAAATCACTGACAATCAAGGCAACACGGCCCTGCATACCGCAGCGCAAAAGTCTTGCTCTGTTGTAGTTGGTGCACTACTTCAACATG GCAATGCAACATTGATCAAGCAATATAATAAATATGGAGATACTGCTCTACATCTTGCTGCCACTTCGGGAAGCCTAAGGATTATAAAGAAATTGATAGAATCTCAGATGAGCGTCCATTTTACTAACAATATCCGAAGAACTGCAGTACATGCAGCAGCAAAATATGACCATcatgaaattgttaaatacCTTGTTGAACG TGGAGCATCCTTAGAAGAGATTGACTCGGATCAACGAACACCATTGCTCTTAGCAGCTTATTATGGAAACCTTAATACCTTAACATAccttttgaaaacaaattgtaACCTACTGGTGACAGATATTGAAGATAAAACCTGTCTCCACTTGGCTGTAATAGCAAACAGGGAAAAGGTTCTTCAg CATATACTAGCTAATGATGGTGAAGGAGaattaataaacaaagctGACCATGACGGTAATACACCACTACACCTATCTGCAATGCATGGTTGCCCAAAAACAATTCAAGTGGTCCTACAACATCCAAAatgcaatacaaaaataaaaaatgagaaGGGACGATGTGCTATTCACCTGGCTGCTACCAACGGGCACGACGAA ATTCTGAACATTCTTCTAAAGAAAAACCCCAGCTCAATTCATACAAAAGATGAAGACGGAAACACACCACTTATTGCAGCATGTATTGCTGGAGATGTGTCTGCCGTGAAGTGCCTTATAAAGCACAGAGCGAATTTGGAAGAAAG AAACTGTGACAAACACAACGCATTATGCACTTGTGCAGTCAATGACTTTTCAAGGACAGCAAAAGTTTTGATCCAAGCTGGAGCAAAATTCGATTTCAGTGAAAGTGATTCA ACATCACCATTACATTTAGCTTGCATTAATGGAAGCAGCAACATGGTGCAGCTACTACTAAAATTTGGAGCTTTTGTCAGTTTGCCTGACAATGATGGAAATCGGCCGCTTGAATTAGCCATAAAACATGGACATAAG AACTGCGCAAAATTAATTCTTGAAAGCCCGAAATGGAAAGCAGCATTAAGATCagcaaaatgtaaaacaaCGGAAACTGGAGAAATTTCAACCCCTCTTCGACACTTGATCAAAACTATGCCAGATATAGCAGAAGTAGTATTCAATCGCTGCACAACCATTAGTCCTAACTTGGGGCCAGAAGATGAAGATTATAAT GTGGaatttgattttgaatttttggatGATGTCTATACAAGCACATGCTGGGAATATTATATGGAGGGGGAAGCAGCGTTAATGGCTGCTAATCCACCATGCTTCGAAGGAAACCAGCTTGTAACTGACATGACAAAGCCTTATTGTgatgacaataaaattttaagagATGCTCACCCATTGGCAATCATG gctgaaaataaaaacacaccACTGCTCTCTCATCCTCTTGTCAATGTCCTCCTGCACTATAAGTGGAAAAGATACGGACGCACAATTTACTACACATTACTATCTATATACGCTGTTTTTTTGCTAAGCATCACATTCTACCTTTTATCTTTACCACCACCATATGCAGTCATG ATCAATGGCACTGGTGTAGATGCATGTTTCATTGTCAAGCAAAACAATGACCAAATTTGGAAAGACAGTAATTGTGAATGCTGTCAATATGGATCCTacaaaaacacttttcaaacaattttcatgATACTAACTGTTCTATTGGCTGGAATTAGCCTAATAAAAGAG GTATTTCAATTACTGCAAAGCAAACTTGCCTACTTTAGAGAATTTGACAACTACATTGAAGTTACAGCCTATGGACTAGCCATTGTTGTTGTAATAAACTGGGACGAAACATCACAAGTGACTGGAGTCAAGCAA GTTTGGCAGTGGCAGCTTGGAGCAGTGTGCTTATTAACATGTTGGATCAATCTTGCACTATTTTTACGAAAACTGCCCTCATTGGGAATTTATGTGATCATGGTTGTGGATATCTTGAAGacgttttctaaattttttgtgtcttttttGGTGTACATATTGGGATTTTCAATCTTCTTTTACATGTTACTTCAAAACCAG gacatttttcaaacttgGTGGCAGTCTCTCATCAAAGTAACAGTGATGATGATAGGAGAACTAGATTATGGTGATATCTTTTTTACTGATGATCCTTTCTGCAATACCACTGCTACAAATTGT TACTCCAACGCTCTAGTGTACTACCCAGAGATAACCTAcatagtgtttgttttattccTCATTGTACTACCCATTATAATTATGAACCTGTTAGTGGGTTTGGCTGTGGATGATATCAAGCTTGTTCAACAACATGCAGCAAGACAGAAAATGGCAATGCAA
- the LOC143448397 gene encoding uncharacterized protein LOC143448397 isoform X1 — MDVELQKWNFQESVKSTTWQNYEVFPQKRSTHRHTPHKSLHKAVREGDLEYVEAMLKEIHKEVDTLPLPNLQYKYLFQKLNAKDQKGWTALHYATMKNYTEICEALYKYSKLSVRTAFSLMMDEALDDSQLDLCAQTNDGATAFHFAAQGNKLLQNKNILEGAGDGLEKMLNKALNEQDCLSKLIEWHTGKKIELMKDSNKMTPLHWACKKNNPIAAVKLLGYDNRKRNKPACAKEILKAIMKKTNAIPSLLNCLDVNNMSPLHHCAIHHANETAEILIKLGADLRLQNRHGETPLHCAVAEGNIPLCNYIIEYTEKTQGGCALENIIEITDNQGNTALHTAAQKSCSVVVGALLQHGNATLIKQYNKYGDTALHLAATSGSLRIIKKLIESQMSVHFTNNIRRTAVHAAAKYDHHEIVKYLVERGASLEEIDSDQRTPLLLAAYYGNLNTLTYLLKTNCNLLVTDIEDKTCLHLAVIANREKVLQHILANDGEGELINKADHDGNTPLHLSAMHGCPKTIQVVLQHPKCNTKIKNEKGRCAIHLAATNGHDEILNILLKKNPSSIHTKDEDGNTPLIAACIAGDVSAVKCLIKHRANLEERNCDKHNALCTCAVNDFSRTAKVLIQAGAKFDFSESDSTSPLHLACINGSSNMVQLLLKFGAFVSLPDNDGNRPLELAIKHGHKNCAKLILESPKWKAALRSAKCKTTETGEISTPLRHLIKTMPDIAEVVFNRCTTISPNLGPEDEDYNVEFDFEFLDDVYTSTCWEYYMEGEAALMAANPPCFEGNQLVTDMTKPYCDDNKILRDAHPLAIMAENKNTPLLSHPLVNVLLHYKWKRYGRTIYYTLLSIYAVFLLSITFYLLSLPPPYAVMINGTGVDACFIVKQNNDQIWKDSNCECCQYGSYKNTFQTIFMILTVLLAGISLIKEVFQLLQSKLAYFREFDNYIEVTAYGLAIVVVINWDETSQVTGVKQVWQWQLGAVCLLTCWINLALFLRKLPSLGIYVIMVVDILKTFSKFFVSFLVYILGFSIFFYMLLQNQDIFQTWWQSLIKVTVMMIGELDYGDIFFTDDPFCNTTATNCYSNALVYYPEITYIVFVLFLIVLPIIIMNLLVGLAVDDIKLVQQHAARQKMAMQIKLALDVEFLLPEMLRRHLSIYKYKIYPNKYIKKNWLIRFLFEDDNTRSDNIARSLLAEKETRDIMIDQHDETRRHNKRITTKLVDLLMQSKRLSESVAQLANQIQAEQNEQPQLSHKF; from the exons ATGGATGTAGAACTACAGAAGTGGAACTTTCAAGAAAGTGTGAAATCAACAACTTGGCAAAATTATGAAGTTTTTCCACAAAAAAGATCAACGCACCGACACACCCCACATAAATCCTTACACAAG GCTGTAAGAGAGGGTGATTTGGAGTATGTAGAAGCAATGTTAAAAGAAATCCATAAAGAAGTTGATACACTGCCACTTCCAAATCTtcaatataaatatttatttcaaaaactaaATGCAAAAGATCAAAAAGGATGGACAGCCTTACATTATGCCACAATGAAAAACTATACTGAAATTTGTGAAGCATTATACAAATACTCCAAGCTTAGTGTTCGCACAG CATTTTCACTGATGATGGATGAGGCATTGGATGACAGTCAACTGGATCTGTGTGCTCAAACCAACGATGGAGCAACTGCATTTCATTTTGCAGCCCaaggaaataaattattacaaaacaaaaacattttggag GGAGCAGGGGATGGGTTAGagaaaatgttaaacaaaGCTCTAAATGAACAAGATTGTTTGAGCAAGCTTATTGAATGGCACACAGGAAAAAAGATTGAACTT ATGAAGGATTCAAACAAAATGACTCCTTTGCACTGGGcatgtaaaaaaaataatcCAATAGCAGCAGTGAAGTTGTTGGGGTATGACAATCGAAAACGTAACAAACCCGCATGTGCCAAG GAAATATTAAAAGCTATAATGAAGAAAACCAATGCCATCCCATCTTTGTTAAATTGCTTAGACGTTAATAACATGTCACCACTGCATCACTGTGCAATTCATCATGCTAATGAGACTGCAGAAATCCTCATAAAATTAGGAGCAGATTTACGACTACAAAATAGGCATGGTGAAACACCTCTACACTGCGCAGTGGCAGAAG GAAATATACCATTATGTAATTACATAATTGAGTACACAGAGAAAACACAAGGTGGTTGTGCCCTTGAAAATATAATTGAAATCACTGACAATCAAGGCAACACGGCCCTGCATACCGCAGCGCAAAAGTCTTGCTCTGTTGTAGTTGGTGCACTACTTCAACATG GCAATGCAACATTGATCAAGCAATATAATAAATATGGAGATACTGCTCTACATCTTGCTGCCACTTCGGGAAGCCTAAGGATTATAAAGAAATTGATAGAATCTCAGATGAGCGTCCATTTTACTAACAATATCCGAAGAACTGCAGTACATGCAGCAGCAAAATATGACCATcatgaaattgttaaatacCTTGTTGAACG TGGAGCATCCTTAGAAGAGATTGACTCGGATCAACGAACACCATTGCTCTTAGCAGCTTATTATGGAAACCTTAATACCTTAACATAccttttgaaaacaaattgtaACCTACTGGTGACAGATATTGAAGATAAAACCTGTCTCCACTTGGCTGTAATAGCAAACAGGGAAAAGGTTCTTCAg CATATACTAGCTAATGATGGTGAAGGAGaattaataaacaaagctGACCATGACGGTAATACACCACTACACCTATCTGCAATGCATGGTTGCCCAAAAACAATTCAAGTGGTCCTACAACATCCAAAatgcaatacaaaaataaaaaatgagaaGGGACGATGTGCTATTCACCTGGCTGCTACCAACGGGCACGACGAA ATTCTGAACATTCTTCTAAAGAAAAACCCCAGCTCAATTCATACAAAAGATGAAGACGGAAACACACCACTTATTGCAGCATGTATTGCTGGAGATGTGTCTGCCGTGAAGTGCCTTATAAAGCACAGAGCGAATTTGGAAGAAAG AAACTGTGACAAACACAACGCATTATGCACTTGTGCAGTCAATGACTTTTCAAGGACAGCAAAAGTTTTGATCCAAGCTGGAGCAAAATTCGATTTCAGTGAAAGTGATTCA ACATCACCATTACATTTAGCTTGCATTAATGGAAGCAGCAACATGGTGCAGCTACTACTAAAATTTGGAGCTTTTGTCAGTTTGCCTGACAATGATGGAAATCGGCCGCTTGAATTAGCCATAAAACATGGACATAAG AACTGCGCAAAATTAATTCTTGAAAGCCCGAAATGGAAAGCAGCATTAAGATCagcaaaatgtaaaacaaCGGAAACTGGAGAAATTTCAACCCCTCTTCGACACTTGATCAAAACTATGCCAGATATAGCAGAAGTAGTATTCAATCGCTGCACAACCATTAGTCCTAACTTGGGGCCAGAAGATGAAGATTATAAT GTGGaatttgattttgaatttttggatGATGTCTATACAAGCACATGCTGGGAATATTATATGGAGGGGGAAGCAGCGTTAATGGCTGCTAATCCACCATGCTTCGAAGGAAACCAGCTTGTAACTGACATGACAAAGCCTTATTGTgatgacaataaaattttaagagATGCTCACCCATTGGCAATCATG gctgaaaataaaaacacaccACTGCTCTCTCATCCTCTTGTCAATGTCCTCCTGCACTATAAGTGGAAAAGATACGGACGCACAATTTACTACACATTACTATCTATATACGCTGTTTTTTTGCTAAGCATCACATTCTACCTTTTATCTTTACCACCACCATATGCAGTCATG ATCAATGGCACTGGTGTAGATGCATGTTTCATTGTCAAGCAAAACAATGACCAAATTTGGAAAGACAGTAATTGTGAATGCTGTCAATATGGATCCTacaaaaacacttttcaaacaattttcatgATACTAACTGTTCTATTGGCTGGAATTAGCCTAATAAAAGAG GTATTTCAATTACTGCAAAGCAAACTTGCCTACTTTAGAGAATTTGACAACTACATTGAAGTTACAGCCTATGGACTAGCCATTGTTGTTGTAATAAACTGGGACGAAACATCACAAGTGACTGGAGTCAAGCAA GTTTGGCAGTGGCAGCTTGGAGCAGTGTGCTTATTAACATGTTGGATCAATCTTGCACTATTTTTACGAAAACTGCCCTCATTGGGAATTTATGTGATCATGGTTGTGGATATCTTGAAGacgttttctaaattttttgtgtcttttttGGTGTACATATTGGGATTTTCAATCTTCTTTTACATGTTACTTCAAAACCAG gacatttttcaaacttgGTGGCAGTCTCTCATCAAAGTAACAGTGATGATGATAGGAGAACTAGATTATGGTGATATCTTTTTTACTGATGATCCTTTCTGCAATACCACTGCTACAAATTGT TACTCCAACGCTCTAGTGTACTACCCAGAGATAACCTAcatagtgtttgttttattccTCATTGTACTACCCATTATAATTATGAACCTGTTAGTGGGTTTGGCTGTGGATGATATCAAGCTTGTTCAACAACATGCAGCAAGACAGAAAATGGCAATGCAA